A section of the Oncorhynchus tshawytscha isolate Ot180627B linkage group LG09, Otsh_v2.0, whole genome shotgun sequence genome encodes:
- the LOC112258861 gene encoding riboflavin-binding protein: MAITSNSLPLVCAYLAATLIGRILCLEGACLQDGRQKTTPSQEPHLKECTIYAENACCSEDDIQDLNPMTSEKNSPWDKCGKLSPKCEDFLKRVTCFYRCSPDAARWPHSHLQSSMQAVPLCHSFCRDWYEACRMDMTCARNWARDPRGQNCTGNCVPYQQMYQHGRDLCESLWGDAFMTVEDEEEEREGGEGISNGNGGRPCGCLTLSPSDREVISALRALEEDPEELDTTKSGLPQYRAPCHKQPKTKSATLPLQARRSNGNIVMRKRSVVVGDVEGSGSGL; this comes from the exons ATGGCTATCACGTCAAACTCCCTGCCATTGGTCTGTGCATATTTAGCGGCTACCCTGATCGGTCGCATTTTGTGTTTGGAGGGGGCGTGTCTACAGGACGGTAGACAGAAGACCACGCCCAGCCAGGAACCTCACCTGAAAGAGTGCACAATCTATgctgaga ATGCATGTTGTTCAGAGGATGACATCCAGGATCTTAATCCCATGACCAGTGAGAAGAACAGTCCCTGGGACAAGTGTGGGAAACTGAGCCCGAA GTGTGAGGACTTCCTGAAGCGTGTGACCTGTTTCTACCGTTGTTCTCCTGATGCAGCCCGCTGGCCACACTCTCACCTCCAGTCCTCCATGCAGGCCGTGCCACTGTGCCACAGCTTCTGCCGTGACTG GTATGAGGCCTGCAGGATGGACATGACATGTGCTCGTAACTGGGCCAGAGACCCAAGAGGACAGAACTGCACCGGGAACTGTGTGCCGTATCAGCAG ATGTACCAGCATGGCCGGGACCTGTGTGAGAGCCTGTGGGGGGACGCCTTCATGacggtggaggatgaggaggaggaacgaGAGGGGGGTGAGGGTATTAGCAATGGTAATGGTGGACGTCCCTGTGGATGCCTGACCCTCAGCCCCTCGGACAGGGAGGTGATCTCTGCCCTCAGGGCCCTGGAGGAAGACCCAGAGGAGTTGGACACCACCAAGAGTGGCTTGCCTCAGTACCGTGCCCCCTGCCACAAGCAGCCCAAGACCAAGTCTGCCACACTGCCCCTGCAGGCGCGGAGGAGCAACGGCAACATTGTGATGCGCAAACGCTCGGTCGTTGTGGGTGATGTGGAGGGTAGTGGGAGTGGGCTGTAG